From a single Mycolicibacterium moriokaense genomic region:
- a CDS encoding nuclear transport factor 2 family protein: MLSLEEISDRLEIQQLMVDYSTAIDRKQFDDLDHVFTPDAYIDYRVTGGIDGRFPQVKAWLKDVLPNFPAYYHMLGNFDVRIDGDSASSRTICFNPMVFNVEEKQILFVGIWYVDEFVRTAEGWRMSKRVEEKCFDKFSTG; the protein is encoded by the coding sequence ATGTTGAGCTTGGAAGAGATATCGGATCGGCTCGAGATCCAGCAGTTGATGGTCGACTACTCGACGGCGATCGACCGCAAGCAGTTCGACGACCTGGATCACGTCTTCACCCCGGATGCCTACATCGACTACCGGGTCACCGGTGGAATCGACGGCCGCTTCCCGCAGGTCAAGGCATGGCTGAAGGATGTGCTGCCGAATTTCCCCGCGTACTACCACATGCTGGGCAACTTCGATGTGCGCATCGACGGCGACTCCGCGTCGTCGCGCACCATCTGCTTCAACCCGATGGTGTTCAACGTCGAAGAGAAGCAGATCCTGTTCGTCGGCATCTGGTACGTCGACGAGTTCGTTCGCACCGCCGAGGGCTGGCGGATGAGCAAGCGCGTCGAAGAGAAGTGCTTCGACAAGTTTTCGACAGGTTGA